A window of Campylobacter pinnipediorum subsp. pinnipediorum contains these coding sequences:
- the rpmB gene encoding 50S ribosomal protein L28 — MSRRCDITGKGPMVGNNVSHANNKTKRRFLPNLRTIRVTLEDGTTRKIKVAASTLRTMKKQSN, encoded by the coding sequence ATGTCAAGAAGATGTGATATTACAGGAAAAGGTCCTATGGTTGGTAACAATGTTAGCCATGCCAATAACAAAACAAAGAGAAGATTTTTACCAAATCTTAGAACTATCCGTGTTACTCTTGAAGATGGTACAACTAGAAAGATTAAAGTAGCTGCTTCTACTTTAAGAACAATGAAAAAGCAGTCAAACTAG